Proteins from a genomic interval of Acinonyx jubatus isolate Ajub_Pintada_27869175 chromosome B4, VMU_Ajub_asm_v1.0, whole genome shotgun sequence:
- the LOC106989338 gene encoding uncharacterized protein LOC106989338: protein MAAGRSRSSSSVSCFSWEKLGARGRLNPHLPPGYHWGSGQPGWEARAQVAPGEASRAPGRLGDPGWATAASLPPPSLPVHLQIRIPFLLGWFPALLFFFSLYFSFPPLLLFSFCPTFAVFFSIFFPSFTFLLFFSPFLPFSFCLLLLLLFSFLFPSLFFYFLAPSFHPFAFPSLRFPPSQNRRILHLCSVPYQIFFIFTSLPLSLREALPLSPALGLFQIFSSLAGLLSLWFSNFLVLCAVSSTFFPLFLSPLSAMEILPKTAPPPPAGALSCVRPAILHAVLCRLPPNLGAKCKGPGMGRFPLVEKSGPSPQLPTTGLEEPCQIVVSPSILIKKRKRKKRKGRVKEREPRRLWEEVGGVLGR, encoded by the coding sequence ATGGCTGCAGGAAGAAGTCGTTCTTCCAGCTCAGTCAGCTGCTTCTCCTGGGAGAAGCTGGGCGCAAGGGGACGGCTGAACCCCCACCTCCCTCCGGGATACCACTGGGGTTCTGGGCAGCCGGGGTGGGAGGCCAGGGCCCAGGTAGCCCCAGGGGAAGCCAGTAGGGCGCCCGGGCGCCTGGGAGACCCTGGCTGGGCCACCGcggcctctctccctcctccttccctccctgtgcaCCTCCAAATCAGGATCCCCTTTCTGTTAGGCTGGTTTCCggctctccttttctttttctctctttatttctcatttcccccccttcttttgttctctttctgccctACCTTCgctgtttttttctctatattcttcccttccttcaccttccttcttttcttctcccctttcctccctttctctttctgtcttctgttgcttttacttttttctttcttgtttccttcccttttcttttactttctagcTCCCTCCTTTCACCCCTTTGCTTTCCCTTCCCTTCGTTTTCCCCCCTCACAAAACAGGCGAATCCTGCACCTTTGTTCTGTCCCTTatcaaatttttttcatcttcactTCTCTCCCACTCAGCCTCCGGGAGgcccttcctctgtccccagcGCTGGGgctttttcaaatcttttcttcCCTCGCTGGTCTTTTATCtttgtggttctcaaattttctaGTCCTTTGTGCTGTTTCCTCaaccttctttcctttgtttctaagTCCTCTCTCTGCAATGGAAATTTTGCCtaaaactgcccccccccccccagctggggCTCTGTCCTGTGTCAGGCCAGCCATCCTTCATGCCGTTCTTTGTCGACTTCCCCCCAACTTGGGGGCCAAATGCAAGGGCCCAGGAATGGGACGGTTCCCCCTAGTTGAGAAGTCAGGGCCGAGTCCACAGCTCCCCACTACAGGCTTAGAGGAGCCTTGCCAAATTGTTGTCTCTCCATCAATcctaataaaaaagagaaagaggaagaaaagaaagggaagagtaaaagagagagagccccGCAGATTATGGGAGGAGGTAGGGGGAGTGTTGGGGAGGTAG